One Phalacrocorax carbo chromosome 12, bPhaCar2.1, whole genome shotgun sequence genomic window carries:
- the ARL3 gene encoding ADP-ribosylation factor-like protein 3 isoform X2 produces the protein MGLLSILRKLKSAPDQEVRILLLGLDNAGKTTLLKQLASEDISHITPTQGFNIKSVQSQGFKLNVWDIGGQRKIRPYWRNYFENTDILIYVIDSADRKRFEETGQELAELLDEEKLSGVPVLIFANKQDLLTAAPASEIAEGLNLHTIRDRVWQIQSCSALSGEGVQDGMNWVCKNVNAKKK, from the exons GGTTTACTGTCAATCCTGCGTAAACTGAAAAGTGCCCCAGACCAGGAGGTGAGAATCCTCCTCTTGGGACTGGATAATGCAGGCAAGACCACGCTCCTGAAACAGCTGGCGTCTGAGGACATCAGCCACATCACACCAACACAG GGCTTTAACATCAAAAGTGTACAGTCTCAAGGCTTCAAGCTGAACGTATGGGACATAGGCGGACAGAGGAAGATCAGGCCGTACTGGAGGAActattttgaaaacactgataTCCTT atctATGTCATTGACAGTGCAGATAGGAAGAGGTTTGAAGAAACGGGTCAG GAGCTGGCTGAGCTTTTGGATGAAGAAAAGCTTAGTGGAGTCCCCGTGCTCATATTTGCTAACAAGCAGGATTTGCTGACGGCTGCCCCTGCTTCAGAGATTGCTGAGGGACTGAACCTACACACAATCCGGGACAGAGTCTGGCAGATCCAGTCTTGTTCAGCTCTTTCAGGAGAGGGAGTACAG GATGGCATGAATTGGGTGTGCAAAAATGTCAATGCTAAGAAGAAATAA
- the ARL3 gene encoding ADP-ribosylation factor-like protein 3 isoform X1: protein MGLLSILRKLKSAPDQEVRILLLGLDNAGKTTLLKQLASEDISHITPTQGFNIKSVQSQGFKLNVWDIGGQRKIRPYWRNYFENTDILIYVIDSADRKRFEETGQELAELLDEEKLSGVPVLIFANKQDLLTAAPASEIAEGLNLHTIRDRVWQIQSCSALSGEGVQSTCQCLCVSAKQHKDIYQDLNVTVGIVLSAHSHLLSMRYRDRVCRDKG from the exons GGTTTACTGTCAATCCTGCGTAAACTGAAAAGTGCCCCAGACCAGGAGGTGAGAATCCTCCTCTTGGGACTGGATAATGCAGGCAAGACCACGCTCCTGAAACAGCTGGCGTCTGAGGACATCAGCCACATCACACCAACACAG GGCTTTAACATCAAAAGTGTACAGTCTCAAGGCTTCAAGCTGAACGTATGGGACATAGGCGGACAGAGGAAGATCAGGCCGTACTGGAGGAActattttgaaaacactgataTCCTT atctATGTCATTGACAGTGCAGATAGGAAGAGGTTTGAAGAAACGGGTCAG GAGCTGGCTGAGCTTTTGGATGAAGAAAAGCTTAGTGGAGTCCCCGTGCTCATATTTGCTAACAAGCAGGATTTGCTGACGGCTGCCCCTGCTTCAGAGATTGCTGAGGGACTGAACCTACACACAATCCGGGACAGAGTCTGGCAGATCCAGTCTTGTTCAGCTCTTTCAGGAGAGGGAGTACAG AGTACCTGCCAATGTCTCTGTGTCtcagcaaagcagcacaagGACATCTATCAAGATCTAAATGTTACTGTAGGGATTGTACTTTCTGCACACAGCCATCTTTTAAGCATGCGATATAGGGACAGAGTGTGTAGGGACAAAGGATGA